A stretch of DNA from Cololabis saira isolate AMF1-May2022 chromosome 17, fColSai1.1, whole genome shotgun sequence:
tgcattataattacttatattactacatacatacatacatacatacatacatacatacatacatacatacatacatagtagcacaactaaatgctgggcgtttgttttgttttcttttgtttgccttgactatatatatagtataattgagcatataattgagtattatatcactgtattgaacagttattgaaactcgtcttgttatatgtaagaatgtatgcaagattcaggggtaggactcgataagtgGTTACTTCATTCCTTCTCCATTTggagcatgttggtggatccgtgaactaatattatatgaagtgctgtacacacatatatatatatattctgttttttcacttttttgtacGCTTTTtatgcatgttcaaaataaaatcttcagatcaaatcaaatcaaagatgCAGCTGCTACTAAAGGAGATGTTTGGTGTTGATGTGTGTCTCTAGTGGAAATGGTGTCAGGTTTACCTGTGGATCTGCCAGAGCGCTGCTCTCCAGGGAGAAGAGTCTGCTCTCCTCAGCCTTGATCAGGCTGGACTCCATCATCCTGCtgcaaacacacaacaacacagGCAATAACTACACACTTATCACATTGTTACATTAAAGGTGAAGAACGGAGGGATAGTGGACATACTGTACCCCTTTCAAAAGATAAACAGGTTATTTCTCGTTTCCTGTCCGTCTGGTGTTTTCAGCTGAAACTCATCTcagttaaaggctgatttacggttccgcgttacaccaacgcagagcctacggcgtagggtccgcgctacgccgtcgatttaacgcagaaccataaatccggctttccTGTCTGTTTTGATCACCTCTGGCTAAACTCTCAACCCGCTGCGGTTCGTTAGTGTCATTTATCTCTCATTACACACTTTTCGGTGCTGCATGAAAGACTTAAGAGCAGGTTTTTTAGGCAAATCAAAGTTACATTTCAGACTGGCTAACAGCAACTAGCAGGGACTAGCAGCCGCACCTGTCAACCGATACGCAGAGCAACATTCAAAAAAAGTCCGTTAAACCTGCCGCAAAAACACCTCAGCCTGGGCATTTCAGTTGCGATGATAACTGACAGAGACCTACCTGAAGGTTATATGTGGAACATCGGGAGGAATGTAAAGAAAGTGTCCTGTTTAGTGCGGTAAGTAACTAAACGATGAGCTGCTCAAACACAACACATGACGCAGCGCGCTCTCAGTTTGAAACGGACCAATCAGCTTCAAGCGCAAGTACGCATGCGTCGTAGCTCTGCAGCGGATGCGTCACATTTCCCCATTCCCCCCAAAGTCaaggaaactcattttaaattgattaataAAATGTATCCAACCGCTGAATTCTTGAGACATAGATTTAAATCTGAAGTTGACCCCAGTGCTTTTTGCAATGAATCTGAAGAATCACTTGATCACATGTTTCTGTTGTGTCCTGTCTCACAAATTGTTTGGTGTGAAATTAGAAATtggctatctttaaaaatgaatgacattCGAAAATTAGAAACTGCtcacattattttttatatagataCAATTGACAAATCAGTGTCCTTCTTGATTAATGTCATTCTCTTACTGGCTAAATACAttgttgtaagtggagaaaaatgaagccctctttccaattttttataaatgatttcaaaagtttttttgtttctataaAAAATATGAAGTCAAATAACTTAATATATATAAGTATGTTTTATTTGAAttctctttctgaaatgtcgatACTATTTGCTTTAAAAGGCGTTACTGTttatgtctcttgttcatgatacctcccaaatgttctattttctaatattatatttcctctactagCAGTTTGTATAGAATGTGTTTCTTGTTTACaaaattgtgttcaataaaaaaaaaaattcaattttacacagaaaaaaaattgtcaaagaaattatttatttttattttttttatatttatacaatattattaaatgtaaatgactgaaaattctgttaaaaaaatgattcagtttttattttgggaCCAAAGTTGGTCACAGAAGTAAAGGAAAGTTATTTTAGATCCATGACtactttattttgttcatcttAAAGCTTcatgaatattgtgaaaaaagttttgcTTCATTTTGGCTTTTTGAATTAAAAATGGACATACATGAGTACATGGTAGTTTTCATTTGTTGCTTTTATTACTTAAGATTTGAATAGTGcctgaaactgttttttttttaaagaagcttTTATTGacaaaaggctggaaaagtaATTGGTACAAATCAAAAACAATGGAGGAGCATTTAACATCTAATTATATTAACTGGATACAGGTCAGTAACATGAATGGGTATTAAAGGTGCTAAGAATCTGAAGATCCCACTATTAACAGGGTATAATACCATCAAAAGAATCAGAGATTTAGGAGGAAACTGCATATGGGACAGACATGCTTGTCTACTGGAAATCACTGCATGCGTGGATAAGCAACACTTGCAGAGATCTTTGTCCACAGTCCACTATACAATCCACAAATGCAGCTTAGGTTTCAATCATGCAAAGAAGAAGATATAAGTAAACATGCAGAAAACCTGCTGTCTTGTCTGGGCTAAATGATCTGAGACTAAATGGAAATTTATTTTGTGGACAGACGAATCAAATTTTGAAAATCTAAAGTCATGAACACCGTGTCCTACAGAGAAGACAAGTACTGTCCAAGTTTCCTTTTCCTGACTTTTGTGGTgtgtgttgctgccatcaaattcaaaatgagctgatattttccatgaaatgtCAAAATATCTCAATTTCAGCATGTGATATGTTGTTTATGTCTTATTGGGAATACATtatgggtttatgagatttgtaaatcataattttccgtttttatttacattttacagcaTCTCATCTTTTCTGAACATGAGATATAGAAATAAAGGTTCTTGTGCTGCTCTCACTCGTTTGGTTCGCTACAGGATTTATAAATATCACAATTTAACAATAAGTAGATGTTTTTTGCTGAGGACAGACATAATTTATGGAAGTTTTGAGGTTGAAAAATAGAAGCATTTCCTGAGACAGTTTCATCAAAAGCAACATCTTTCATTTATTGTTTCAGTCCATAAATACAAACCAAAGTAAACATCTCAAAAACATGTACATCAAAACCTGCATCAGTGCAGGTCGAACCTCCTCTGAACCACCGGCATCATTTCAGCGCCTCCTTCTCACACTTTTCTGATTCTCTCTTGACatgttgtgctttttttttgtactgtCAAAGATTAAAATTCAAGCTAAAACTGGAGCCAAAATATCACCAACTGGCGACAAAAAGGAGCCATTTGTCGAGACTTCAGGTTGATGATGTGCCACGGAGCCTCGTGGGCTCGGTGGAAAAGTCGTCAAGCAATTGTCAAGCGGAATAACTTCAATTTGCAGTTTTTGCGAGAGAGAGCAGAGAGACGCTTCAAAACGGCACAAACACCTACGTAGTCCCTCCTCATTTCTCAGTCCTAAATCACATGTGatcaaaacagaacaaaaaatatcTGGACACATGTTTTTCTCTGACTTTAGATCAACAGCACACATCTGCATTTTTGTAGAAACGCTGCTTTTAAGAGGCGGCTGGACAAACTAGAGCCGTCTCTGCAGGCGGTTTCTACCTGTTAGTGCGTCAAAATTCACAAACTGGTTAAAGTTACGTAAAAACATCTTTAGAGCAACGATACAATCAGTTCAGACATGAAGCAATCAAACCTCACAAGTCTGACAACTATCATTAATCAATAAATAAGTCACCTTCTTGATGCATCCTCGCTGACTTCAACTCagctttaaataaaaatgaataaaaaccttCTGTCAGCCGAGACATTGTCCAGCAATATTTGGCAATCAGAGAATCAGTCAGAGAATCAATCAGAGCCAATGATCACATTATTACAGTAAAAACACCCTGATCAGATTTCACATTATCAATCAAAGATCCCTGACTGAAGTTTTGTGTCAAAAGTGGACGCATCAGAACCGAGCCCCCAAGCTGAGGCTGAGGATCGGCTTGGAGGGTCGTCGGTTCAAATCCCTGAATCAAGAGGGGCTCAGTTAGCGATAAATCGTGTGAATGCGGAAAAATCtgtcgatatatatatatatatagatatatacaaatctatatatatatatacacccgtTTGCGGTGGAAAAGCCAGAAGCACGGAGTCTCATTTAACGAGAAGTGGGCTTGTCCTCGCTGAAGTTGCACAGGAGGCTCTTGGCTCCGCTCTGCCACGAGTACAGCGTCTGCAGCGGCGTCTTCCCATCCTGCACGAGACAAAGAGAAAGGCCGTGAATGGAAAGTGCAAaagttcagtttgattttcaAAAGCAGCCCCTCTTCAGTGGTTTTCAAGGGATGCCCAaaggtcttaaaaaaaaaaaggatttccattttcaagtgTGGACCTATCGTACCATTCATTCACCAATATCATCtaacaattaataataatgcAGCTAAATAAAAGGATATGATGAACATCCCCTCCCTGACATGCCCTCATCAGCATGTTTTATGTgcatcagatttttattttatttatcaggatatttaattgtgcaaaCATAtctcgtaaggagaggaggtggagagagagggGAAAGGAGTGGAGTGATGCTGCTAAAGGCCGTAGATCCCACcagctgcaaaaactcaaaatcttaacaagatgccagtggaacaagatttttttgcttgtaatgagaagataaatcttgttccactggcagatttttatttatttcaagtgaaaatttacttgaaacaggtgaaaattgtcaaataacaagttatttttctggtaattactctttttttttaagtgttatgagattttttgacaaaaaatttgacattttaactagaaataagacaaatattcttggtaagattttgagtttttgcagtacaGTACCAGTTATTTTTGTTGATTCAGAtctgtaatgtttttctgtcattaCTTTAGTTTTGATTAGTGGGTATCCAGATTTATTatagttttgtgtttttccattagtttcattattagttttagtttgttattataaCACAGGGTCTTCGTCGTGGGTAAGGTTCATGTGTTTGCACTGCTGCACTGTTGCACATtttgtatactgtatatactgtgatacagagtctattctattttattttgtactattttattttatacttatacttattctacttttttacttaaatttttgaaggaaaaaaaacactccgTGCTGCTTTCATTTTGTTGTATGCCTCGTATAACGACAATAAAAAGTCTCTGAAGGTTTAAGAAGTTCACAGCAGGTATTGCAATACAACagtgttttgtattgtaatgtaacaacgtaacaaatgtaacaaagttATTGTCAGAAAGTGTTAAAGTCGTGTtccatgtgtccctttttaaatttccgCCCCTCCAAAGTTCTCTGCACGTCCCTGGTCTGCGGGGTGTCTATTACTGGGATCTCTGTGTAAAAGTGTCTAAAGTGTTCCAGACAGACAGTGACATGAAGGTGTGTAGCGATGATCCATGTGCAACTTACGCAGTTCTTAGTTTTGAGACTGGCCCCGTACATCATCAGCAGCTTGATCATCTTGAATCTGTTAATCCTCACCGCGTCGTGCATCGGTGTGTCTCCGTCCTGCAGACAGAAGGGACTGATGTTATTcaggaaaaataaaacccaaTGCTCTGATCGTAGGGGCAGCTGGAGTCGTGTCTGAGACATGTCAATGTGCTCACCCTGTCTTTGGCGTTGACGTCTACTCCAAGGTGAATGAGCTGCTCGGCGCACTCGCAGTGTCCCGTCCTCACGGCCACGTGGAGAGGAGTGCTGCGCAGCTGAGCACACGCAGACACAAGGATGTTAATGCTACAAAAATATGATGTCTTTAAATTAACGCACCAAAGGTGTGTGGGGCATATGTTACACTTGATAAAAGAATGTTTTCTTCCAGGtgaacattacattttatttttatttgcaggtCTTCTCATCACTGTGCAGAAAATGTGAAAGAACAGTGTTTCAGTGTCACACAATGATGCATTTTCGCGGTACTGTAatatctgacctctgacctccttACTACCGGAAAATGCCCTCAATGTCCTGAGAAAGGTTACACTGAAAAGCGCCTGCGCCCTCCAGTGGCCTTTTTCTATACTGCACTGGGAATAGATAGGATTTTATGCTGCGGTACATACTGTAAACTGCAAAATCGTGTTCTTTAACACTTGAGCTGTCATGTCCACAAGAACCATACGTTTCAAAAAATGTACAGCTATGATCATTAAATATGAATGTAGGAGCTTTGCTGCTTTGTGTTGATCTGGGGTGTACACTCTGTACACGGTCTAAGACTAAATATTGGAATCAGAACAAGAATATAAGGGTCCCATATAAAACTGCGGGGGAAGTATTATGGTGTGTATCACGAGCCACCAAAAGGCGGCGCCAAAGACACAGTTTCAGGGCGAAGTTATGCGCGTCTGGGGAACCAACCTTGTCTCTGCAGGTGAACTTGGCTCCCTGGTCCAGGAGCAGCTTCAGGGCGGGCAGGCTGCCCCCCCTGCAGGCCCAGTGGACCGCGGTGGCTTCcagctgaaacacacacaccccgCTGTTACAGCACATGCATAAGCGGGCACGTTCTTTCGCTGAACAGGACACCTTTCCTCCTCTCACCTTGTCTTTCTTGTCGATGGCAGCCCCGGCCTCCAGGAGTCTCTTCACCACGTCTACGTGTCCTCTGAAGGCGGATTTGTGCAGAGCTGTTCTCTGGAACTGCAGATCACAGAAAACAGTCAGGACCATTTCACCTGCTAGAGGAGTAGAACACTTCTGCTCCATCTGTGCATGATGGCTTACGTTGTCGGCAGCGTTGGGGTCTCCTCCGTCACTCAGGTATTTCTCCACCAGGGGCATCTTGTTCTCCTCGGCGGCGGTCAGAAACATCTGCTGGTCCACTGTCTCCGGCTGCAaatattgatgtaaagcactttgaattaccttgtgttgaagtgtgctatacaaataaacggtGTAGATTGGAGTCTCCTGGGAGAAACTAAAGTAGTTCCTGTGCGGGCCTTACCATTCTCTCGGGCTCCGGGTCTTTCTTCTTGTGGATgggcttcctctccctcctcctcttcctcagctgcAGGATGTTGAACAGGTCGTCCACCGTCTCCAGCTTCAGCCTGCCGGCTTTGTCAATCTGACGAGGAAGAGATGACACGAAGGCCGCGTTACAGACGACAGACACAACAGGACGAGGACAGAGACAAAGTCTCACCTTTTTCACCCATAATAATTATGGCACACACATCTTAGATTACGGAGTGAAACATACTGTACACATCACATTTTTCCAAACGCCATCAAACAAAATGTAAATGTGTAAGCTTACAAGGAGGGATTCTATTTTATGAGCAGATATGTTCGTTTAAAGTAAAGTAAGTAAAAACGTCTAAAACTATTTTCCTAAAAACATATACTGTACCTCCATAGAACTGATCTGTACTTATATATTTATTACAGAACAGACTAAACTTAAAAGCAGAACCTTTGAACTCTCCTTTGGCACGTTTTATTGGCAGTCGACTTATACAGACTTAAAACATTGCAGCAAACTACTCACTACTTCTTGTCCACATAAAAGTTGGACAGACTCTGGTCCTTCTGtatgaaaactgtttttaattcTAGTGAAATGTCTTTTCTTTTAGCCTTCTCCCCCTGTTGCCACATTAGTTgtcattttgctgcaaacacagaTCATGGTGTAACTCAGCAATGCTTTGACGGTGGCCTGCACTTGCCAGGATAGATAAAGAGGGAGTAAAAATAAAGCCCATAATTCGGAGTAGAACGAATTTCGGCGCCGTCGGACACGTTTGTGCAGACGAAGCTGCAATACCCGACACGACCGCCAGGTGGCAGCAGAGGGACAACACCAGCGGCCCCAGCTGCAGATTATTACCaccatatatattaataaaataaatatatatgatatattaaaatatatatgatatatattatatattaaaaatgcatatatatgccttaggtttttaccaacatggtattaacaaTTAACATATaagcagacaaaaaaagaaaagattattACCACCTCACAAAACAAGACAATCCTGGAAGTGAATGAGGTCACTTCACAGTCTCATCAGATACGCTTCAGCTTTATGATAATAACAACCGTCTGTGATCCTGCAGCTGTTGCTGCTACAATAAACTAGTTGGAGACGTAGTTACATTTATGTTCTATTTACAACATTAGTATGAATAAATCTGTCACTATTACTACCACGGTTAATTTTACCCTAACGTGTCCTTCACTGTAACTAGAGATCAAAATGTGATGTAATGGTTACTTCTCCTTCTTCCAGCTGGATAAATCTCtgctggatttatttatttttttagagcGGGAAggaatttgtttattttggtgTATTTTAGGACGCACGTGT
This window harbors:
- the ankrd1a gene encoding ankyrin repeat domain-containing protein 1; the encoded protein is MGLHSVDELVSGKRSECQEDVYEDKQDGHSGGAAEEAGGAGEQEEVSVAALNIDKAGRLKLETVDDLFNILQLRKRRRERKPIHKKKDPEPERMPETVDQQMFLTAAEENKMPLVEKYLSDGGDPNAADNFQRTALHKSAFRGHVDVVKRLLEAGAAIDKKDKLEATAVHWACRGGSLPALKLLLDQGAKFTCRDKLRSTPLHVAVRTGHCECAEQLIHLGVDVNAKDRDGDTPMHDAVRINRFKMIKLLMMYGASLKTKNCDGKTPLQTLYSWQSGAKSLLCNFSEDKPTSR